A portion of the Thermosipho africanus Ob7 genome contains these proteins:
- a CDS encoding secretin and TonB N-terminal domain-containing protein — protein MKKYLVILIISLITFAFSVDIYFYQTDIRDALNQMGMQEGVSIIYDPLISGFISVEAYNITLEKALDLMLLPLGYYWTKIDNVYFVGTANPDSPNFALISKKYLLNLRFITFDDLYNALPKIMTNYIYKTPNKNQVLIYAPAKIASQIAETITLIDKQIPVAEIQVKIIEIDESDFKKFGVSWNNEENNTTSYNNGNLQLSLNPLNVNFNIIMDTLISSGNAKVLAEGTLKLKSNSTSQITGYTTVGFTLGKDNTYVEKKINTQIIISGYVFADHANLTLKSIVESFIQNSSTFTPVGASVETNLDIKYEQPYYIAGLSFDSVTKQDGGIPGLKDIPIIGNLFKNSTYTSRKKNIVIFIKARLAGEDL, from the coding sequence ATGAAAAAATATTTAGTAATCTTAATAATATCATTAATTACATTTGCTTTTTCTGTTGATATTTATTTTTATCAAACAGATATAAGAGATGCTTTAAATCAAATGGGAATGCAAGAAGGTGTTTCCATAATATATGATCCTTTAATATCTGGTTTCATAAGTGTTGAAGCTTACAACATAACTTTAGAAAAAGCTCTTGATTTAATGTTATTACCTCTTGGATATTACTGGACCAAAATAGACAATGTGTATTTTGTTGGTACTGCAAACCCTGATAGTCCTAATTTTGCACTAATTTCAAAAAAATATCTTTTAAATCTAAGGTTTATAACCTTTGATGACCTTTACAATGCTTTACCTAAGATAATGACAAATTATATATACAAAACACCCAATAAAAATCAAGTCCTAATATATGCCCCTGCAAAAATAGCATCACAAATTGCTGAAACAATAACTCTAATAGATAAACAAATACCTGTTGCAGAAATCCAAGTTAAAATAATAGAAATAGATGAATCCGATTTTAAAAAATTTGGCGTATCTTGGAACAACGAAGAAAACAATACTACATCTTACAATAATGGCAATTTACAATTATCTTTAAATCCTTTAAATGTAAATTTTAATATTATAATGGATACTTTGATAAGTTCTGGTAATGCAAAGGTTTTAGCAGAAGGAACACTAAAATTAAAATCAAATTCTACGTCACAAATTACAGGATATACAACTGTTGGTTTTACTCTTGGCAAAGATAACACTTATGTTGAAAAAAAGATCAACACTCAAATTATTATTTCTGGATATGTTTTTGCAGATCATGCAAATCTCACACTTAAATCCATTGTTGAATCTTTTATACAAAATTCTTCAACATTTACACCAGTTGGTGCCTCAGTTGAAACAAATTTAGATATAAAATACGAACAACCTTATTATATAGCTGGTCTATCTTTTGACTCAGTTACAAAACAAGATGGCGGAATCCCAGGTTTAAAAGATATTCCCATAATTGG